One Deinococcus sp. YIM 134068 DNA segment encodes these proteins:
- a CDS encoding helix-turn-helix domain-containing protein has product MKPYAQDLRQRVMARLQAGDRVKVVAQRYNVDPRTVERWRERQREEGHVLPRAIPGRPRKLDAALEQHLAEQSDRHPDETLPQHPQRLAQERQVRVSRQTVGRALLRQGRTRKKDLVRQ; this is encoded by the coding sequence ATGAAGCCGTATGCCCAGGATTTGCGGCAGCGAGTGATGGCCCGGTTACAGGCGGGGGACCGGGTGAAGGTGGTCGCGCAGCGGTACAACGTGGACCCGCGAACGGTGGAACGCTGGCGTGAACGCCAGCGGGAAGAGGGACATGTCCTGCCTCGTGCCATCCCTGGACGCCCCCGGAAGCTCGACGCCGCTCTGGAGCAGCACTTGGCCGAGCAGAGCGACCGTCATCCTGACGAGACGTTGCCTCAGCATCCCCAGCGTCTGGCGCAAGAACGGCAGGTACGGGTGTCACGTCAAACGGTGGGACGGGCGTTGCTGCGCCAGGGACGGACGAG